The Vespula pensylvanica isolate Volc-1 chromosome 24, ASM1446617v1, whole genome shotgun sequence genome includes the window ACCTTGTGTGTAACTTGTCAATGATGGTGtctttaatataattagtGCTACTTCGAATgccatatttcttttcttcctttttttctcctttttttttttttttcttttctatcttttttattttatgagcACTGAATCGTTACtcacggtttttttttttttttttttggaagaaCGTTATTGAATAAGCATGACTACTTTCTTGCTTAAataatgaaggaaagaaaaatgttagtAGCAAAGGAATGGCTTAATGATGACGGATCATGTTGACATCGTTGCTCACGGtcatccaaaaaaaaaattaataataataataataataataataataatagtaataataatctcttggtatattttaaagaaatttcattctatGCGAATTGTAGGCATATAAAGCGTTGTTGACAATTTGCTTACAATTCAATACGCaatgatgatatttttaatgaactgTGCTTTCGACGAACGTAATACACTTCTCTTGTCGTTGtacttaacaaaaaaaaaaaagagagagagagagagagaaaggaagaaagaagaaaaagacacgtAAAACTcaaaagggaataaaaagaaaaaaaaaaaaaatagaaaagaagagaaaaactaaGACAAAGTTCGTCGTGTTCCTTGCATGCCtctctattattaataattagcaGCTTTCTGAGCTACAGTATTTGCTCCGTTTGAcggcatacatatgtaataatattacagctttaagaatatttaactTTGTTTGATATCATGATCgaataatcgtaaaagaaaatagtggacgaattatatacgattttgaaatatcatcaaaaaaaaatatagacagACTGACGTAATCTCGTAGCCGATGTTAGTTAAATGATTCTAgtcaaaacgaaataattgatattcagatatgaacgagagagagagagagagagagagagagagaaacacacatatatacattgaaaTCGTGCCACTTTGATTACacttgataattaattattttagtaaCGAgacattatttgtattattattaagcaTCGTGTTTGTAACTTGCTAAACAATGTCGACGAAATACGCACAAGTGCTATAAGAACTAGTTCGaatgataaaggaaaaaaaaagttaagaaagaaagaaagaaagaaagaaattgaaaaaagagaagaatatagaaattaatccTCTATAAAGCCATGTAAATTACTATTACACAATCATTTCTGTCTGTACTCTTGAAAagtttcattgatatttttgcAAGAAACTTGGTTGTTacttgatattaaaaatttttcattgttcttattaaatataagttaTGGTGCTTAGtgtagtataattatattagtatattacTAGTACTACTTAAAgtaatatacttatacaatTAGATTACTACTTATATATgctaattatatgtattacttATACCAGTATATTGTTAATTACATTGGTATAAGTAATACTAACTAGTATactaataaaagtaataatatataataagtatatatactgGTAGTAATACTagtttaaaaacaaaatatattaatctatgctggtataataaaaaacattataatatatataatatataaagaatatgaaTGGAGTATAGAATcctgtaatttattttaaaaattaagtttcctttcgttttacaAACATAAGTATAGTACTAGAAGATAGCCCTTCGTGATTTACTTATAATAGTATAAGTACTATACtagtatttttaaattaataattaatatttatattagtacTTTGCTAAAAGATCATATTATGTAATTgtcacatatttatatatcttttgtctaaatttaaaaataaattgatttatgGAGGATTAATTAACGTTAACGAATTCATAAATATAGTTTATTCGCATATACTTGCTACGTTTGTGTGTTCTAtgcatgaaaataaaatcgtaaccgtacgagaatattatataatattctccttttcttttgccgcgaaatttaaatatctagACGTTAATCAATCGGATTTGTTAttctaactatatatatacatatatatatatatattatataactatatatatatatacatatttacatatatataatatatatatatatatatatatatatatatatatatatatatatatatctataattgtTGTTTTTATCGAGCACATTTATATACAGTCAAATTTGTGATTAATCGATGCAAGTAGTCATTATGTGATTGAAAGAGCAAATGCAGTAAATGTGATTGGTTCGTTTTTAGCTCCACATTTAAAACACGTTTTTGTGATACAAAGTTTTACGAAGATGATGGAGAATGTTAATAAGTAGATTAAAGTCTTactttcattcataaattcgagtttcttctttttagctcctttttctttttctttttcttttcgtagtatttttaatattggaCGCCATATTGGAACGCTAGCATTTTCtgcatttctttcgttccattattattcttttattactttctaattaaaatttgttgagGAGTACTAACGAATcacagtttatatatatacatatatatatatatatatcgtgttatATATTTCCTGTAGCTATTCctatctttataaaatacgtgtgataaaaaaaaaactgacgCTAGTCGTCGGCGCTCTACttatgcgagagaaagagagagagagagagagagattctatACGCGCGTGTACGtgaatatgtatgaatgtgaaaaagaattttcaacgtTTCGACGTCGTCCGTTcaaagattaatataatttatactcaCTAATTTACGAAAATTTGAACGTACGAATCGTGCGTTTGCAAGTTATTATGGTGCTGCAAGctttacgatcgattattttatattcgtttattagctaatcataattaattcaatgGAGAGCCTGAAATACACGGCGGCAACCATGGTGAACAATTTCTCTTGGCGATGATGGTTTTTCGGTTTTAACATATTTGTAGCGAATAAAGATCACGTAAAGAAATAACAttgtataatttgtataatttaaagtAACCTTCTTTAATGTctcatataattttaattttttttttttttttctattctcggTACCAACTGGATCACCTTGTTGATACGTTCCTGAATCAATTTTGGCGCGGTTCGACCAACGCGTCGTTAAGTACGGAACGCTACTAATAGATGGCGTTACTACGTACTGAATTTTTCCTATATTCATGCGACGCATTTACGATAGAAACTTTGAAGGTTAAACATGTTTTATTCCACATTCTATCACTGTGATCGTATTAAATCTACattgaagaaataattaaagcgGCATGGGTGATCACGAtggattatatattaatctaaaTGTGAAGggttatgttaaatatatacatatatgttattttatatgtaatatttctgttataaaaattaaggGGATAGTGTGTAtacaataagaagaaaatatatttggaaATATTGATAGTTCTGAATGAAAATTGAACgggaaagatattaatattaattttgacgttatatatgatttttattatataaaaaatgtccTGCCAACGCGTTATAATAcatgataaaatattgtttcgtATTTTAAAAACCAAAGGCTGTGATATATCTACTATATGTGATAAAATGGTTTGTTTACATTTCATCTTTTAGTTTACATTGTTATATCCGTTATttatactaattatttattttattcgttataatcgttatacgtgtacttatttcaaatattgttttttgcagtaagaataaaatattcgatatttcctTTTACAGAAGTCGGacgtaagaaatataaaaatcttgtcGGAGGAAGAGCTATGCGAATTATGGTATCATGTGAAAGTAATACTGTTGAAAGCACAAAAGCTATCTATATTACAATCGGATAATGAAAATTCCAAAGTACGAACATTATAcgtatctattaattttaacgtTTGTTGctttctctaaaaaaaaaaattttaaacttAATAATGTGTATAATTTgatcttaatttataatttaaaatatcttattattatagtaagtCTTAGCTATAATTGCAGAAGCGTGCGGTAGattttcaaattgttttttcATAGAGAATCACTTTCGTCCCACTTGTAGATACCGTGTGTATAGAgattactttatataaattattaagtttgaaatttatttctaggAAAAGCAACAAGCACTAAAATTGATACAGGCGATAGCCGCAATGGCTTTGGAGACGGTGATGCATAAAACGTTTTTTCCGAATGTGTTATTAGAGATCGTAATAATACTTCACTCCGTCATATTGccagaaataaaagatacaaagGTTTGTTATATCCACGATACATAGAAATAActgttatatacataaataattctttttaaggTAAAAGATGAGATATCGTACCTTTTAGAAAATTGGTGGAAGTCAAACATgatatggaaagaaaaagtgataaTGAACGCTATAAAGCATCTGACTGAATCATCTAAAACTTCATCGGTAactgatatatgtataaatttataacatttgcAAGCTTTTAGACAAataacgtacgtacgtttttCAGCAACATATtaaacgattatataaaataagatctgcgctgtatttaataaaacgtaaCGAAGATATACAAATGTTGGTTGAATTATCGCGAAGTGCCGTCGTTATGTCTGTACCAGAAGGAACggttattttgttaaaattatttgcgTTAGGAGAAGAATTCGTAATGgtataatattgtattggAATTAATTTACTACACGTTTGTTCTtcatgattttaatataattgtatttttaggGGATtcataataatgtaaaaacaaTACTTGAAATTGGAGAGTCTGATGTAATAAAAGGATATGCGAATTTATATGCCAAAGCATGGTTGAATGCTAccaataaaactaaaaaattaatcattgaaaaatgtttcaaaaatattatttttcattgtctAAGATCGCGTAGGGATTCTACAGGACGAGTCAAACTTGGAACGAATTTACTTATATTCGTAGATGCGTTACATCGTTACAAAAGCAACGCAATAAAACTAATGTTGCACGATCATTGGAACAGTTTATTGTGGGAACATTTGAAGGTAGAAATTTgtttgatcgatcgacgacaacataatcgttataaaatattacgacTATTGTACCTAtgcttaattttatttcaggCATCTGGATCGTGCGTCAGATGCAACGCAGCCGAAAttctatttgttatttattccGTGAAATCAAAACATTTgacagaaaatgaaaatgacatGAAACAATATACAAAAGCTATCTCACAACTTTTGAAGGATTCCAATCAACAAGTGTGCCTTATAGCTATAAACgtagataattattacatattatatatttattcttgaatagaaaacaatgatttattaattatgtaaatatttttcaaattacagGGTACttctaaaatattagaatCTCATTGGAAGTGTATACCTgctgatataattaaaaattggtTAAACATTTTATCTTATCATATGAAAAGCAAATTCTCttcagaaattaaaataagtatCCTAAATGGTATCAAGCTAATGGTATCAAATAAACATTCTCACGCAAgtgtaaaagattttttaaataactttgtcaatcaaatatattacgCAGACATAGACGTTatcaaatgttttattaaacttCTTATATATCTTCAAAATCAGATTGGCATTTCAATCTGGGATAGCGTTGCATTGACTACTCTATTGAAATGTATAGAGGTAAATCAATTCGGATATAAACAAATCGATTGTTTCCATTCAAAACagttaacgaaaaaatatgttcttaataaattttatcatttatttaggATACCAATGAGTCAAAGCTATTAgaggaattaataaaattattgtgtTTGCGGATACAACTAGACCATTTAAATAATGACGATGCTACAGaagaaatcataaatatagGAACGAAGAACATTACAGCaacaagaaaatttttttttcattcaaaggATATCGTTAATTGGGATAATGCTTTTAgacttataaatattatattactaacgATCGAAAGACAAGCAAGCTGTTTATTAACAGATGATGAAACAAACAATAAATGCagtaaaagatttaaaaggaATAACGATAAATCACATAATGgtattaagaattaatttgacaattttttttatagccaTGTAATTGCTAAATCagtaatatttgtttcttcagGAAACTCTACCAAAGATATAgttaaaaaagagattgaCACGTGcgaatcgattaatatattactcGAGGTAGTTGCTATAATattgtatgtaaataaaaaaaatgttacgaatgaatattttgacaaggaagaagggagggaCTTACGGCGGGTTTTTACAAGTATACTTCCACAAATTTTATGTTCTTATAGAGTACAGGTATGAATAATGTTTTCAACTAAAAATagggaaaaacaaaaaaaaaagaaagaaaagaaaaaatttattacttcaTCATCGTACAaatgaattaagaaaaatttttgtagaAATTGTCTTTGAATGAATCCACAttgtttttactttcgtttgtACCTGTGACTATGATGAGCAATGCAAACAATATATGTGAAACCATTGCAAAACAATTATCTAATCGTAATGTTTCCAATGAGATGTTAAtcacaattttatatacgttaatGAAATGGGAAAAAATGGATATAGTTTTTACATTATTGAAAGATCTgataacaaaatttacaaaCGTAGAGTATAATCAGGTTAGTACTAtccaaatatttaaaatgctATTTATTTGAACGACTGAAAagtattcctttctttttttttttttttttttttttttttttttttttttttttccccatatAGGAAAACAGTAATGATTTGATCataaaagaacaagaacaaacACTCGTGTTAACTGTAGGAATATTAAAGCACTTATTGAATAttgattttcaagaaaaattattaattgcatATCATAAAGATTTAGTAAACGTTTGGAAAGACTTGCGTGTGATACAATATCACGTGGAAAATAGAATGATATGTTCAAATGAATTAAGTAACGTCGTAATGAAAGAACAAGTTTTGATCGGTCTTTTCAAGGactatttatcaataatatatatcctATTGAAAATTGACGTTTATGATGTTTCAGAATGccttcaaaatatattatcatggGTTGAAGAGTATGAATATAAATgttcatataaattaataataattttttatatgaaattcgtataaaaataacatactTTAAATTTGTACAGGAGAGTGATACCTCGAATCCCTACAATGGAAGAACATGAAAAACATCAATTTCCGATTAATATATTGAAGATAGTTTTTAACGTATGCAATTCGATGATAAAAGAATGCCAACTCTCTACAAAGATATGTTGTAAAATTATAGTTTTGTATTTCAAGTCTATTTCTTCATCCGCCGGCATAATTTTTATGCACGACGCTTTAAAAGCAATCATTGCTTTATTGCACTTCAATAAAACTCAATATTACAACGAAgattctaatttattaaatactatTCTACCAAAGTTCTTATATGCTGTAATgatatctttaaataaatatcccAAAGACATTATAATCGAACATAcaaatgtaagaaaataatattaatgcatTTATTAGAATactattcgtttatataaactcatttatattttactcaTTTAACTCTATTGCTTGttttagaatttaaaaatgttaaatttgttaatagaGAAATACTTTGAAACCATCGAATTTACATACAGCGATCAAAAAATGCATGCTACGTACTtaactattatattaaatactgGTATCAGCAATATAAGCAAAGAAATCATTGATAACGCTGGAAACAATTCAACGgacatattgaaaattaaatttccatTTCTTGCAGAAAAGATTTTGAAGAATAcgctttatttaaaaaaatatcaacatgCATGCTTTCTTGCTATAAAACAAGCTGTAATACACTACGATGAAGTAAGGATTTATTTGGCATATttcttataacatttttagatcctttttttttttttttttttttttttttttattattattttttatattacttttttataaatacttattgCATATTGCAGGTTGATATACTTTCTACGTTActgataataaatgaaatgtttaaCTTACCAATTAAATCCACGAGAAAACTTCAAGACATTACAAATGTAATCAAGTTAGAATATGAAAAACGATGCGATCTTACTATCCATAATAGGTATCGTATTCGAAGTATGTGTTTATGTCTCTTCAACATTTTTGATatcaataatacaaataaatgttttctttcagATTTATTGTTGATGCaataaaaacgatcgttaACTCGATACAGAGTAACTTTTAAAAATGAGACAaacttatatacaataatttattgttaatctattaaaaatatcttttctatgattgatatttttctaaccgtatacgttatatatcatatattttctacgaatagaaatattttagttaTAGTTTTCAATGCAtttgtttgtaaaatattaacgaagaagaataatctTCGATGGTATATCCcggttattttattttgatattaatatattttctttggaaTGTAAAATACTATTTTGATTGCATCAAAGAAATAGTAATTACCAAAATGcgtttatgaatatataatggtaagatgttttataaaaaaaaaaaaaaaaattatataaatgtaatgttttttttttaatatttttaaatagtacgattatcattttattttagccAGACAACGTAATGTTTCTCATTTGTCTTACCGCAGCCACGACACGGGCATTGCAACCAGAGCTACCACTTTGATATTCCTCAGGTGgtaatcttaataataatgacatatGTTGCAGATTCTCCGATAACGAAAGACCAAGCTCTTCTAGAACGTTTCCAACGTAATCTACAAGAATTaggattaataaaattaatattttattttaacaacacgaacgatataattattcgaCTATACTCACCTATGTCAGTAGCAAGTTGCTTGCAAGCAACAGAACTTAATCGGCCAATGGCTAATGTTTGATCATGAAACATTTGGCAAGTTCCTCTGgcaataatatctaataaaataccAGTGAAACCAGATTCCGTTGACCCCTGAGCGTACTGAGGATCGGCAGCTTTTAATGCCAATGTTAAACTTGGATTATCCCTTAATAAAAATGGTTCCAAATGTTGAGGAAGCGTCATCAGATATTGACCAACTTGTGTTATATATTCTTGAGGAGCGAAACTATAATCCGGTAAATCTGTACTAAGATGCATTTTATTGGCATCTCCTGACCAAGCAGGTGCTTTTTGAACTAAGAGTAACTGAGTAAAAATCGGCGCAAAAATAACTTCGTAAGTCGCATGATGTAAATCGGAGCAAAGTTTATGAATAGGTTTTATAACAGAATCGAGAATAGTTTTGTCTTCtgcaaattaaataaaatcatttactcgaggtaattataattatgatatttacttattttacaatgaaattGTTCCTTCGTACCTTTCTGAAACGAAGCAACGAGTTGTTCTAATTCGGTTTGTCCAGCAGTTTCGAGaagcaattttttatattgattaaaagGCCCGGCTGTATggcttaataatttattattagattcgattatatcgattacTAAGGATTTCTCAAACTGGTGCACTTGTCCCAAAAATTCTcctgtataaaattaaaaaaagaaaacgtagaaGAGTCTTGCGAAAGTATCGATTATCGACAAATTTTAGTGACAagtatttttttgaaaaataccTATACTCTGCATTAAGGTAAGAcacatttgaaataaattccaaTCCTCTTGTTtaactttcttcctctccaATTGTCGTATAGTTGCCtgatatttaatgatatactTGTCAAAATATATCTGCAAAACaattacgaattttatttatacaattatctttatatatatatatatatattcttattagaTTATAAGGCAAAACAATAATACATACGTTTAACGCTTTAAGTAAACCTGGATAGCCACAGCCATCGGTAAACAGCTTACAACGTTTATTTGCTTCATGCGCATAACCGATAACTCTTGAGATACTAAGCGACAAAGAATTGATAGTATCGCTTAGATCGTCGTGCAATAGATCCAAAGATTGAAGCTGTTGTTCCAATTGTGCAACTTCGTAAGTTTTATACTTCATAACGTATGGAACGTAAGGCGCATATATCGCTTGCGccaaagatattatatattgattaaatgTTTTTGTATTAGCTGTTGTTTCATTATTCAAAACATTTCGATTTACTGATTTTGTCAAGGACAACGTTTCTATAGCTCCACTTATGTTTACCGCAAAATGTCTGGTAAGTTGTTTAAGTTCCAACAATAAAGATAACTGCATAGCGTTGgaatattgttttaataatgattCTATGCATTCCGATATACTTGGATCCAAACTTCTTAACAGATCGGCATATACGTTGATAAGAATTTCACTGGATGTGTTAGGAAACACTTGATGGCACCATTTCACCTTTAAAGTTATAAAACGATTATGAACGTGCAAGtacaatgattaataatagtaatataataagtaaGATATATCTACTTGTTCGTGCCAAGTAGATAAAAGTTTGTCATAATAAGTATTTAACCAATACGTTAGATTCTCATCTTGCGCCAATTCGATAGTTCGTCTCCATTCTTGTCCCAACGATACTTTCAAACAATTGTGATAATATTTAAGAAGTTGAGGTAATCTTTCCATTTTGTTGAAGATATCCACGTAAACTTTCGACTGATCTATAGATTTagataaaattcttataaaattcttataaaatactgttaaaaagcaaaaaaaaaaaaaaaaaagaaaaagatgacaataaaacataaaaacgaagaaatatgcGTACCCAAATTCCCAGTGTTAAAAGCTTGAACGAGTTTAGGACTAGCCATTGCTTCTAATCTATTTTTTAAGCCCTCTAATTGAAGCTTTTTATCTTCATAATCCACCACATTGATGAGCATGGCTAATGACTTTTGCATACTAAATAATTTACTAGCTATGACCTCGATGTCTCCCGATTCAAATACCTACGATACCAAagtattttgaataaatcaaAACGATTACAAAGTACTTAAATACCAAATCATTATTCATACTTCCTCCACGTCATTCGCTAAAGCGCTCCAATTATCAGCTTCGTGCAGACCACGTTTGGCAGTTTCCAGTTGAGTCTTTATTCTATCGAGTCTTTCCAAGGATTCTATAGAAGAAACGGTACATTCTTCTACCTGTTCAATAAATTTCACACAAAAGATCATATAGAATCGTGAAAgcgaaatataaatgaaaagaaagataacgtTAAAGACCTTAGCGATCTCTTGTTTAACAGAAGCCATCTTTTCCTTCAACGCCAAAGCTTCTTGTTGCAACAATTGGCTGTCCCTAAGAACCCTAGGTAAGCTGGACAAGACCGACTGACTGGTTTCCTCCAACGCGCTGTTAACTTGTTGTACGTATAATTGTAACTTCATGACCAAGGAAGAGACGAACGCctaacgaaacaaaaattctaccgtagaaatatatttaaaaaatattatttcctcCAATCGTACATGcacgattttttaataa containing:
- the LOC122637153 gene encoding condensin-2 complex subunit G2-like isoform X5; amino-acid sequence: MLVELSRSAVVMSVPEGTVILLKLFALGEEFVMGIHNNVKTILEIGESDVIKGYANLYAKAWLNATNKTKKLIIEKCFKNIIFHCLRSRRDSTGRVKLGTNLLIFVDALHRYKSNAIKLMLHDHWNSLLWEHLKASGSCVRCNAAEILFVIYSVKSKHLTENENDMKQYTKAISQLLKDSNQQVCLIAINGTSKILESHWKCIPADIIKNWLNILSYHMKSKFSSEIKISILNGIKLMVSNKHSHASVKDFLNNFVNQIYYADIDVIKCFIKLLIYLQNQIGISIWDSVALTTLLKCIEDTNESKLLEELIKLLCLRIQLDHLNNDDATEEIINIGTKNITATRKFFFHSKDIVNWDNAFRLINIILLTIERQASCLLTDDETNNKCSKRFKRNNDKSHNGNSTKDIVKKEIDTCESINILLEVVAIILYVNKKNVTNEYFDKEEGRDLRRVFTSILPQILCSYRVQKLSLNESTLFLLSFVPVTMMSNANNICETIAKQLSNRNVSNEMLITILYTLMKWEKMDIVFTLLKDLITKFTNVEYNQENSNDLIIKEQEQTLVLTVGILKHLLNIDFQEKLLIAYHKDLVNVWKDLRVIQYHVENRMICSNELSNVVMKEQVLIGLFKDYLSIIYILLKIDVYDVSECLQNILSWVEERVIPRIPTMEEHEKHQFPINILKIVFNVCNSMIKECQLSTKICCKIIVLYFKSISSSAGIIFMHDALKAIIALLHFNKTQYYNEDSNLLNTILPKFLYAVMISLNKYPKDIIIEHTNNLKMLNLLIEKYFETIEFTYSDQKMHATYLTIILNTGISNISKEIIDNAGNNSTDILKIKFPFLAEKILKNTLYLKKYQHACFLAIKQAVIHYDEVDILSTLLIINEMFNLPIKSTRKLQDITNVIKLEYEKRCDLTIHNRYRIRSMCLCLFNIFDINNTNKCFLSDLLLMQ
- the LOC122637153 gene encoding condensin-2 complex subunit G2-like isoform X4; translation: MALETVMHKTFFPNVLLEIVIILHSVILPEIKDTKVKDEISYLLENWWKSNMIWKEKVIMNAIKHLTESSKTSSQHIKRLYKIRSALYLIKRNEDIQMLVELSRSAVVMSVPEGTVILLKLFALGEEFVMGIHNNVKTILEIGESDVIKGYANLYAKAWLNATNKTKKLIIEKCFKNIIFHCLRSRRDSTGRVKLGTNLLIFVDALHRYKSNAIKLMLHDHWNSLLWEHLKASGSCVRCNAAEILFVIYSVKSKHLTENENDMKQYTKAISQLLKDSNQQVCLIAINGTSKILESHWKCIPADIIKNWLNILSYHMKSKFSSEIKISILNGIKLMVSNKHSHASVKDFLNNFVNQIYYADIDVIKCFIKLLIYLQNQIGISIWDSVALTTLLKCIEDTNESKLLEELIKLLCLRIQLDHLNNDDATEEIINIGTKNITATRKFFFHSKDIVNWDNAFRLINIILLTIERQASCLLTDDETNNKCSKRFKRNNDKSHNGNSTKDIVKKEIDTCESINILLEVVAIILYVNKKNVTNEYFDKEEGRDLRRVFTSILPQILCSYRVQKLSLNESTLFLLSFVPVTMMSNANNICETIAKQLSNRNVSNEMLITILYTLMKWEKMDIVFTLLKDLITKFTNVEYNQENSNDLIIKEQEQTLVLTVGILKHLLNIDFQEKLLIAYHKDLVNVWKDLRVIQYHVENRMICSNELSNVVMKEQVLIGLFKDYLSIIYILLKIDVYDVSECLQNILSWVEERVIPRIPTMEEHEKHQFPINILKIVFNVCNSMIKECQLSTKICCKIIVLYFKSISSSAGIIFMHDALKAIIALLHFNKTQYYNEDSNLLNTILPKFLYAVMISLNKYPKDIIIEHTNNLKMLNLLIEKYFETIEFTYSDQKMHATYLTIILNTGISNISKEIIDNAGNNSTDILKIKFPFLAEKILKNTLYLKKYQHACFLAIKQAVIHYDEVDILSTLLIINEMFNLPIKSTRKLQDITNVIKLEYEKRCDLTIHNRYRIRSMCLCLFNIFDINNTNKCFLSDLLLMQ